A window of Ruania suaedae contains these coding sequences:
- a CDS encoding DinB family protein: protein MTTKSILHQYLQEHREALLWKLDGLDERQMRTPMTPTGTNLLGLVKHMAGVEQGYFGLVFGRDHPIAMPWAEDDAEPNADMWATAEETSEEIVAMYRAVWQFADETITMLDLDAPGRVPWWGTHGEVTLGRMLIHVTSDLARHTGHADIIRELIDGTAGLLPQALNLPASDAAWWNDYRERLRTVAEEAGHPSR, encoded by the coding sequence ATGACGACGAAGTCGATCCTGCACCAGTACCTCCAGGAGCACCGCGAGGCGCTGCTGTGGAAGCTCGACGGCCTCGACGAGCGGCAGATGCGCACGCCGATGACCCCGACGGGCACCAACCTGCTCGGCCTGGTCAAGCACATGGCCGGCGTGGAGCAGGGCTACTTCGGGCTGGTCTTCGGGCGTGATCACCCCATCGCGATGCCCTGGGCCGAGGACGACGCCGAGCCGAACGCGGACATGTGGGCCACCGCCGAGGAGACCAGCGAGGAGATCGTGGCGATGTATCGCGCGGTGTGGCAGTTCGCCGACGAGACCATCACGATGCTCGATCTCGATGCGCCGGGCCGGGTGCCGTGGTGGGGTACGCACGGCGAGGTGACGCTCGGCCGCATGCTCATTCACGTGACCAGCGACCTGGCGCGGCACACCGGACACGCCGACATCATCCGCGAACTGATCGACGGCACCGCCGGCCTTCTCCCCCAGGCGCTCAACCTGCCCGCCTCGGATGCCGCGTGGTGGAACGACTATCGCGAGCGGCTCCGCACGGTGGCCGAGGAGGCGGGGCACCCCAGCCGCTGA
- a CDS encoding 4a-hydroxytetrahydrobiopterin dehydratase, giving the protein MDMLSGSQIAEAGLADWRKLAQGLHARYLVEDFGAAARFVAALAEAGHSLGHHPRVSISTGHVDLELVSDDAVYRDGEGTEHRVEWVSQQDLDLARLITVIAADLGLAADPASVSEIELGLDTTSSATIAPVWAALLTGSASSQGRGSPSDEIRDATGRVPNLWFGELDPKDASCERFHLEVYVAPEALAARIDAVLAAGGSIVDDSQAPSLTVIADQDGNRGVVCVDMSATHRA; this is encoded by the coding sequence ATGGACATGCTGAGTGGCTCACAGATCGCCGAAGCAGGTCTGGCCGACTGGCGCAAGCTGGCCCAAGGGCTTCACGCGCGATATCTGGTCGAGGACTTCGGCGCCGCCGCGCGCTTCGTCGCCGCGCTCGCCGAGGCAGGACATTCGCTCGGGCATCATCCCCGTGTCTCGATCAGCACGGGGCACGTGGACCTGGAGCTGGTCTCCGATGACGCCGTCTACCGCGACGGCGAGGGGACCGAGCACCGAGTCGAATGGGTGAGCCAGCAGGACCTCGATCTCGCACGGCTGATCACGGTGATCGCCGCCGATCTCGGCCTGGCCGCCGACCCGGCATCGGTGAGCGAGATCGAGCTCGGTCTCGACACGACAAGTTCGGCGACCATTGCGCCGGTGTGGGCTGCGCTTCTGACCGGCAGCGCGTCGTCCCAGGGGCGTGGATCGCCGAGCGACGAGATCCGGGACGCTACCGGGCGGGTGCCGAACCTGTGGTTCGGTGAGCTCGATCCGAAGGATGCATCCTGCGAGCGATTCCATCTTGAGGTCTATGTCGCACCGGAGGCTCTCGCAGCACGGATCGACGCCGTTCTCGCCGCGGGCGGCAGCATCGTCGACGACAGTCAGGCACCGTCGCTCACGGTGATCGCCGACCAGGACGGTAACCGGGGAGTGGTGTGCGTGGACATGTCGGCCACGCATCGCGCCTGA
- a CDS encoding phosphotransferase enzyme family protein, with the protein MNHPPVTMLWEQVDPARTLTERAGFTDAAAAVHWLTSTVSAHWDLPVDSCDRLVLSDRNVLAWLSTTRGRMLAKWSVAPERFARLSALADLVRWLHQSGLPVSAPLPARSGALQIEVDGVSIALQRVIESPMLDAGDPRQVHAAGAVLARLHLALAEHPGRERVIGPSQPHDAAGMTAWLGAAGAHLPSAAVRNLRDRLADAPGLDAPVQLLHGDYRSANILCSGAEVAAVLDFEELRRDRCVDELARSAVLLGTRFHDWGPVPTGTHAHLLAGYETVRRLTASERVWWDLLRLHYTLVFVPHGDDPAGWAGSALDLSRHS; encoded by the coding sequence ATGAACCACCCGCCGGTCACGATGCTGTGGGAACAGGTGGATCCTGCGCGCACCTTGACCGAGCGGGCCGGATTCACCGACGCAGCGGCCGCGGTGCACTGGCTCACGTCCACCGTCTCGGCCCACTGGGATCTCCCGGTCGACTCCTGCGACCGTCTCGTCCTCAGCGATCGCAACGTGCTGGCGTGGCTCTCGACCACGAGGGGCCGGATGCTCGCGAAATGGTCGGTGGCGCCGGAGCGGTTCGCTCGCCTGTCGGCGCTGGCGGACTTGGTCCGATGGCTGCATCAGTCCGGCTTGCCGGTCTCGGCGCCGCTCCCGGCACGTTCGGGGGCGCTGCAGATCGAGGTCGACGGCGTCTCGATCGCCCTGCAGCGGGTGATCGAGAGCCCGATGCTCGATGCCGGCGACCCGCGCCAGGTTCACGCCGCCGGAGCCGTGCTGGCCAGGCTCCACCTCGCCCTGGCCGAGCACCCCGGCCGTGAGCGCGTGATCGGGCCCTCACAGCCCCATGACGCTGCCGGGATGACAGCGTGGCTCGGAGCGGCGGGTGCGCACCTGCCCTCGGCTGCCGTCCGGAACCTTCGGGATCGTCTCGCCGACGCCCCCGGCCTCGACGCGCCGGTGCAGCTGCTGCACGGCGACTACCGCTCGGCGAACATCCTGTGCTCGGGCGCAGAGGTGGCGGCGGTACTCGACTTCGAGGAACTGCGCCGCGATCGCTGCGTCGACGAGCTCGCCCGGTCGGCGGTCCTGCTCGGCACCCGCTTCCATGACTGGGGCCCCGTCCCCACCGGGACGCACGCACACCTGCTCGCCGGATACGAGACCGTCCGGCGCCTCACCGCCTCCGAACGCGTCTGGTGGGACCTGCTCCGCCTTCACTACACCCTCGTGTTCGTGCCCCACGGTGACGATCCCGCCGGATGGGCCGGCTCGGCGCTCGACCTGAGCCGCCACAGCTGA